A window of the Paenibacillus woosongensis genome harbors these coding sequences:
- the thrB gene encoding homoserine kinase translates to MMSEAGVRVKVPASTANLGPGFDTLGMALSLYAWIEMKPAEATNIHLYGDQMKGIPTNKSNLIYEVAQSVFREAGVSLPELEISMYSDIPLTRGLGSSASAIVGALVAANELIGSPLDQAKLFDMATALEKHPDNVGASLFGGLITAVWDGAHAEYLRIEPPADLEVLVAIPDFQLSTSKARQVLPEQVSLGDAVFNISRTSLFTAAMASGRLDLIRASMQDRLHQPFRASLVPGMERILKEATEHGALGAALSGAGPTLLALMDRREKRSAELERFLLEVLGEQGIRAQTIWLQPCTQGAKTLTINIGEQFIDSIKGEVRA, encoded by the coding sequence ATGATGTCTGAAGCGGGCGTACGCGTCAAAGTACCTGCGAGTACGGCAAATCTGGGTCCAGGCTTCGATACGCTCGGTATGGCCCTGTCGCTTTACGCCTGGATTGAGATGAAACCAGCGGAAGCGACGAATATTCATTTATACGGCGATCAGATGAAGGGGATTCCAACCAATAAAAGCAATCTTATTTACGAGGTAGCTCAATCCGTTTTTCGCGAAGCAGGGGTATCTCTTCCCGAGCTGGAAATTTCCATGTATTCGGATATTCCGCTTACCAGAGGTCTTGGCAGCAGTGCATCGGCGATCGTCGGTGCACTGGTCGCGGCAAATGAGTTGATCGGTTCCCCGCTGGATCAAGCCAAGCTGTTTGATATGGCTACGGCGCTTGAGAAGCATCCGGATAATGTCGGCGCTTCCCTATTTGGGGGATTGATTACGGCTGTATGGGACGGGGCCCATGCTGAGTATTTGCGGATCGAGCCGCCGGCCGATCTGGAGGTTTTGGTGGCGATTCCCGACTTCCAGCTCTCAACATCGAAAGCGCGTCAGGTACTTCCCGAACAGGTCAGCTTGGGCGATGCCGTATTTAATATTAGCCGGACCTCTCTGTTTACAGCAGCGATGGCTTCCGGCAGGCTTGACCTGATTCGTGCGTCGATGCAGGATCGGCTGCATCAGCCGTTCCGTGCTTCCTTGGTGCCGGGAATGGAGCGCATATTGAAAGAGGCGACGGAGCACGGCGCCCTCGGCGCTGCGCTTAGTGGAGCGGGTCCGACGCTGCTGGCGCTGATGGACCGCCGCGAGAAAAGAAGCGCAGAATTAGAGCGCTTTTTGCTTGAGGTGCTTGGCGAGCAGGGAATCCGGGCTCAGACGATTTGGCTGCAACCTTGCACACAAGGCGCTAAGACGCTTACTATAAATATAGGTGAGCAGTTCATTGATTCCATAAAAGGGGAAGTCAGAGCATGA
- the pheA gene encoding prephenate dehydratase, which produces MKVIALLPEGSVSHEAVLHLFGEEQVQLLHCKQISDVFLATANGASQYSVIPIENTIEGSVSLHMDWLVHEVDIPMQVEWVYPSIQNLIGDRKEFVSDSDASQIDYAKVTKVLSHPVAMAQCMQFLKANMPQAELEHVASTSEAVKLVKQRPGEGWTAIGTALGAKTHGLDILADRVTDHDNNYTRFVLIGQEPLQLKRSEVAQDKTSILVTLPEDFPGALHQVLSAFAWRKLNLSRIESRPTKKRLGSYYFYMDVLSSLDTVLLQSAIGEIEALGCQVRILGSYPSYSVKNQKLEVRK; this is translated from the coding sequence ATGAAAGTGATTGCGTTGCTGCCGGAAGGCTCGGTATCTCATGAGGCCGTTCTTCATTTATTTGGCGAAGAGCAGGTACAGCTGCTTCATTGCAAGCAGATTTCCGACGTGTTTCTGGCGACGGCAAATGGAGCAAGCCAGTACAGCGTCATCCCGATTGAAAATACGATTGAAGGCTCCGTTAGTTTGCATATGGATTGGCTCGTTCATGAAGTCGATATCCCGATGCAAGTAGAGTGGGTGTACCCTTCCATTCAAAATTTAATCGGCGACAGGAAAGAATTCGTATCGGATTCCGATGCGAGTCAGATTGATTATGCAAAAGTGACCAAGGTGCTGTCACATCCGGTGGCTATGGCGCAGTGCATGCAGTTCCTGAAGGCCAACATGCCTCAAGCGGAACTGGAGCATGTCGCAAGTACGTCGGAAGCCGTAAAGCTGGTTAAGCAGCGCCCTGGCGAAGGCTGGACGGCAATCGGTACTGCGCTTGGCGCCAAGACGCATGGGCTGGATATTTTGGCCGACCGGGTCACGGATCATGACAACAACTATACCCGGTTTGTCCTGATCGGTCAGGAGCCGCTTCAATTGAAACGGAGTGAGGTTGCCCAGGATAAAACGAGCATTCTGGTCACGCTTCCCGAGGATTTTCCGGGCGCTCTGCATCAAGTGCTGTCGGCGTTTGCCTGGCGAAAGCTGAACCTGTCTCGCATCGAATCGAGACCTACCAAGAAGCGGCTTGGAAGTTACTATTTTTATATGGATGTCCTCTCCTCCCTGGACACTGTCCTGCTGCAATCAGCCATTGGAGAGATTGAGGCGTTAGGCTGCCAAGTGCGTATACTTGGTTCCTACCCAAGTTATTCTGTGAAGAATCAAAAGCTGGAGGTGCGAAAATAA
- the ilvE gene encoding branched-chain-amino-acid transaminase has product MAEQWIYLDGQFVTKENAKISVYDHGFLYGDGIFEGIRIYNGNIFKCKEHLDRLYDSAKSIMLNIPLTYQEMEDALVETLRRNELRDGYIRLVVSRGAGNLGLDPNRCPKASVIIIAEQLAIYSEEAYKTGLKTVSVSTKRNIPDALNPKIKSLNYLNNILVKIQSNLSGAGEAIMLNSQGYVTEGSGDNIFIVKNGVITTPPCYLGALEGITRQAIIDICHEKGYKLKEEPFTLHDVYVADEVFLTGTAAEVIAVREVDGRIIGEGHAGPITLKLLEEFRSIVDKDGLKVW; this is encoded by the coding sequence ATGGCAGAACAATGGATTTATTTAGATGGACAATTCGTAACAAAGGAAAATGCAAAGATCTCCGTATACGATCACGGTTTCTTATACGGTGATGGGATATTCGAAGGAATTCGCATCTATAACGGGAATATTTTCAAATGCAAAGAGCACTTGGACCGCTTGTATGATTCCGCGAAATCGATCATGCTGAACATTCCTCTCACGTATCAGGAGATGGAGGACGCTTTGGTCGAAACACTGCGTCGTAACGAGCTCCGCGACGGGTACATCCGTCTGGTTGTGTCCCGCGGTGCAGGCAACCTGGGGCTGGATCCGAACCGCTGTCCTAAGGCCTCTGTCATTATCATCGCTGAGCAGCTCGCGATTTATTCAGAGGAGGCATACAAAACCGGCTTGAAGACGGTGTCCGTATCGACGAAACGCAATATTCCGGATGCGCTGAACCCGAAGATCAAATCGCTGAACTATTTGAACAACATCCTGGTTAAAATCCAATCCAACCTGTCGGGTGCGGGCGAAGCGATTATGCTGAACTCGCAAGGCTATGTGACCGAAGGCTCGGGAGATAATATTTTTATCGTGAAGAACGGGGTCATTACGACACCGCCATGCTATTTAGGCGCATTAGAGGGGATTACCCGCCAAGCCATCATTGATATTTGCCATGAGAAGGGCTATAAGCTGAAGGAAGAGCCGTTTACGCTTCATGATGTTTATGTAGCTGATGAAGTATTCCTGACAGGAACGGCTGCTGAGGTTATTGCGGTCCGTGAAGTCGATGGGCGGATTATTGGTGAGGGACATGCCGGCCCGATCACGCTCAAGCTGTTGGAGGAATTCCGCAGCATTGTGGATAAAGACGGCTTAAAAGTTTGGTAA
- the thrC gene encoding threonine synthase: protein MRYLGLLHTYKEYLPINDNTPLLTLHEGNTPLVRADNLSEELGLDLYFKYEGLNPTGSFKDRGMVMAVAKAIEEGSNTIMCASTGNTSAAAAAYAARAGLNCIVLIPNNNIALGKLAQAMIYGAKVIAIEGNFDRALEIVRDITAKHPITLVNSVNPYRIEGQKTAAFEVCDQLGKAPDVLAIPVGNAGNISAYWKGFKEYQQHGKSNSLPRMVGFEAEGAMAIVKGEPILEPETVATAIRIGNPASWKTAVAAAEESGGQINYVTDEEILTAYKTIAAREGIFAEPASAASVAGVYKLHREGYFKGGETVVCVLTGHGLKDPNIAIKSIGSEPIVVKDTEEAVMAAIAKLQGEQQ, encoded by the coding sequence ATGAGATATCTTGGATTGCTTCATACCTACAAAGAGTATTTGCCTATTAACGACAACACGCCGCTGCTAACGCTGCATGAAGGCAATACGCCGCTCGTTCGTGCTGATAATTTGTCCGAGGAGCTGGGGCTCGATCTGTATTTTAAATACGAGGGTCTGAACCCAACGGGTTCATTTAAAGACCGCGGAATGGTCATGGCCGTGGCTAAGGCGATTGAGGAAGGCAGCAACACGATTATGTGCGCCTCTACGGGGAACACGTCCGCTGCCGCTGCGGCGTATGCAGCGCGTGCAGGGCTGAACTGCATCGTGCTGATCCCGAACAATAACATCGCTCTCGGCAAACTGGCCCAAGCGATGATTTACGGAGCCAAAGTTATTGCCATCGAAGGGAACTTTGACCGTGCGCTTGAAATCGTCCGCGATATTACGGCGAAGCATCCGATTACGCTGGTGAACTCGGTGAACCCGTACCGCATTGAAGGACAGAAGACGGCAGCGTTTGAAGTTTGCGACCAATTGGGTAAAGCGCCGGACGTCCTGGCGATTCCAGTCGGCAATGCGGGGAATATTTCTGCATACTGGAAGGGCTTTAAGGAGTATCAGCAGCATGGCAAGAGCAACTCACTTCCGCGCATGGTCGGCTTTGAAGCCGAAGGAGCGATGGCTATCGTTAAAGGTGAGCCGATCCTGGAGCCCGAAACTGTTGCGACCGCAATCCGCATCGGCAACCCGGCAAGCTGGAAGACGGCAGTAGCCGCCGCAGAGGAGTCTGGTGGACAGATCAATTACGTAACCGATGAAGAAATTTTGACAGCGTATAAGACGATCGCGGCGCGTGAAGGCATTTTTGCGGAACCGGCTTCTGCGGCATCTGTTGCCGGTGTGTATAAGCTCCATCGCGAAGGTTACTTTAAAGGTGGAGAAACCGTTGTTTGCGTCTTGACCGGCCATGGCTTGAAGGATCCTAATATTGCGATCAAGAGCATTGGCAGCGAGCCAATTGTCGTGAAGGATACGGAAGAAGCAGTTATGGCGGCCATCGCGAAGCTGCAAGGAGAGCAGCAATGA